GTAAACTCCTGCAACTTCTTTGCGGTCTCCGCACTAATCAGGTGCTCGGTCTTGCAGGCGTCGATCTCGGCCTGCTGTGGGCTGACCTTTAATATGTTCACGAGGAAGTTGTTAAGGATGTTTTTTCTCATGTGAATAGCACGCGCGATCACCTCGCCCTCTTCAGAGAGCACCAGAAACCTGTTCTCATCCTCGACCACAAGGTTCTTGGCCTTTAGCGCCTTCAGGTTAATGGAGGCGCTGCCGGTTGTGATGTTGAGGTCCCGAGCAACATCTGTCACGCGCGCATATCCACGCAGCTCCCGTAGCTCAAGGATCGCCTGGAGGTGGTGTGCGGCGCTATGGGTAATGTTGTTCTCTTCAAATTTCTTCCAGATATCCATCGAGATGTTCCTCGTAAGTAAGAGTCAGTGTTTGGTAGTAATACTAGTATTTTTTGCTCAACTACTGTTGCTAGACTACTAGCCCATGTTATGCATGTCAAACTTAAGTTTGTTTGGTCAAGTAAGTATATCTCGTAGGAAACATGCGTTATTTGCAAAGAGCACCATTTTAGCACATGCTTCTAGTAACGGAGCTTACCCAAACCTGCTATGTGGAATTTTAGTATTAGATATCAACTGGTTACGAGCGTCTGTCTAACTGCTATCTGCTTACTAGCGCCCCTGCATCAAGTTTACGCACTTGAAAAGCCCGGCGAGGTCCTTGAGAAGGATGTCGGAATATTTACCCAACTTGGTGTCAGGGTTGATCTAACTAGAGAATTTACCGATAGCTCCGGTGTTACCAAGAGCCTCAAGGAGTTTGCGCTCCCGGGCAAGCCGATTATAATAGCTCCTGTCTATTATAAATGTCCGCGACTGTGTGGTCTCCTGCTTGATGGGGTCTACAATCTGCTTAATGAGCTCACACTCAAGCTCTCGCTAGATTACACGCTATTGGTAATAGCGTTTGATCCATCGGAGAAACCGCAGGACGCCGTAAAGGTAATGGATAAGTTTAACTCACGCCTCGTTGGCGAGGCGGTCAGTAATACGAGTGGCGTGAAGTACTTGGTAGGGAGCGAGCAGAACGTTTCCGCCCTAATGGGGGAGCTTGGGTTTAAATATTTAAAAGAGGGGCAGGATTTTGCACATTCTGCCGCTCTTATGATATTGACGCCGGGTGGGGAGATCTCGCAATATTTCACCGGGATAATTTTTCCTGCATGGGATGTACGCCTCTCGCTGATTGAAGCCTCGCAAGGTGGGGTAGGAACTGCGATAGATCACCTACTACTATTTTGCTTCAGATTTGATTCGCTGCAAGGAAGATACACCTGGGCGGTGGTTACATTACTAAGGGTCGGCGGTGCGTTGACACTTCTAGGGCTCGGAGTGCTATTCTACTTTTACGGTAGAAAACGGACGCAGGCTGTATAGGTTATCTAGATAGATAGACGAAAGTTTTTAGGGTATTTGGGTTAGTAAAGTTATGTTGGGATTGCTAGGCGAACAGGGGTCAGATTTCGCGCATAAGATCGATTATGCCCACGACGTAGTTACCATCATCTCGGTGTTATGCACGGCTGCGATCTGCGGCGTGATGATCTATTTCGCCATCATCTATCGCCAAAGAGACGGCAAGGATCATGAGACCCCGGCCATTGAGGGTAATAACACCCTAGAGGTGATCTGGACCGTATTCCCTACGCTTGTGTGTATCTGGGTGGCGTGGCTTGGCTTTGACACCTTTGTTGATCTCCGTACACCACCAGCAGGTGCGATGGAGGTGAACGTGGTTGCCCAGAAATGGATCTGGAACTTCGAATACAAGAACGGCAAGCGCACAACGGGCGAGCTGGTTGTGCCGGTAGGCGAGCCGGTCAAGCTAATCATGACCTCAAAGGATGTTCTGCACTCATTCTTCGTTCCAGTGATGCGCACCAAGGCGGACGTTATTCCTGGGCGCTATACCTACGAGTGGTTCCGCCCGATCAAGACCGGAGACTTTCAGGTTTTCTGTACCGAGTATTGTGGAGATAGTCACTCCAAGATGCAGTCACGCTTGAAGGTTCTCCCGAAAGCTGAGTTCGAGCGTTGGCTCAATGATGACAGCGAGGCGCGCAAGCTTGCCTCACTTAAGCCATCCGACCTTGGTAAGGAGCTCTATGTTTCTAAGAACTGTATTGCCTGTCACAGTTTAGATGGTTCCCCGCGAGTTGGCCCGAGCTGGCTAAAGCTTTTCGGAAAAGAGGGCAAGCTTGCAGATGGCAGCAGCTACAAGGTTGATGAGAATTATATTAAGGAGTCTATCCTTCTTCCACAGGCCAAGAGCGTTGCAGGGTATCCAGCCATGGGCATGCCGAGCTACCAGGGGCAGATCTCAGATGACGAGATCTCAGGCATCATCGCCTTTATTAAAACCATCGATGGAACGAGTAAGGTTGATGTGGCACCAGCTATTGCTCCAAAAAAGAACGGAGCAGCGCTCGCTGGCCTAACTCCCGCTGAGCGTGGCAAGGCGATAGTTAACGACTCTAGCAACCTCTGCGCAACCTGTCACAGTATCGATGGCTCGAAGCTCGTCGGACCATCGTTCAAGGGGATCTGGGGACGCAAAGAGAAGATGGCTGATGGTAGTGAGGTTGTCGTTGATGCCGCATATATCAAGGAGTCGATCTTAAAGCCGCAGGCTAAGATTGTTGCGGGCTACGGCCCGGTGATGCCAGCTATGTATGAGGGCAAACTCAGCGAAGACAATATCAACGACATCATCGAATATTTAAAAACTTTGAACTAAGCGTAAGGGATAAGAAGTTATGGCGGCGCACGCTTCAGCAACTACAGGGCACGAAGAGGTAAATTACCTTAATTGGAAGACCGGTATATGGTCATGGCTTAGCTCCACAGATCATAAACGCATCTGCTTCCTCTATTTATTTGCGATCTCGATCTTCTTTTTAGCGGGCGGGACTGCCGCGCTCTTAATGCGTACGGAGCTTGCAACAGCTGGTCCGACTATCATTAAAGATCCGCACACCTATAACGTGCTCTTTACGATGCACGGGGTATTTATGATCTTTCTTTTCGTGGTGCCCGGTATTCCCGCGACCCTCGGAAACTTCCTTATCCCTCTTATGATTGGGGCCAAGGACGTAGCGTTTCCGCGCCTGAATCTGTTTAGTTTCTATCTATATGTTGTCGGAGCGCTGATCGGAGCCTATGCGATGCTACACCCCGTTGATACGGGCTGGACATTCTACGCCCCTTACAGCACTACTACCGACAGCTCTGTAAGTACGATGGTCTTTGCTGCCTTTGTGCTGGGGTTCTCCTCGATCGTTACTGGACTTAACTTCCTAGTTACTATTCATCAGTTGCGCGCCCCGGGCATGACCTGGATGAGGCTTCCTGTATTTATCTGGGCATCTTACGCAACTGCGGTCATTCAGACCGTTGCAACACCGGTAGTTGGGATGACGCTTCTGCTTATCATCGCGGAGCGCGTCTTTGGTGCTGGAATATTTGATCCAACCAAGGGCGGTGATCCGGTTCTGATGGAGCATCTTTTCTGGTTCTACTCGCACCCCGTAGTATACATCATGGTGCTTCCAGCGTTCGGAGTTGTGGGGGAGATTATCCCTGTTTTCTCCCGTAAGCCCCTATTTGGATATAGGATGGTTGTGCTCTCTACGATGATGATAGCAGCCGTTGGTTTCGTCGTATGGGCGCACCATCTCTTTCTAGCTGGTATCTCTGATTTTTCGGCGAAGCTATTCTCAATCATCACCTTCCTTGTGGCGGTACCAACAGCCATCAAGGTATTTAACTGGGTCAGCACGATGTACAAGGGGTCTATATCGTTTAGGACCCCGATGCTTTATGCCATGTCGTTCGTGTTTCTCTTTATGGTGGCTGGAACGACCGGTATATATCTCGCCATGCTAGGAGTTGATGTGTACTACCACGATACATATTTCGTAGTGGCGCACTTTCATTACACCATTCAGGGCGGAGCTGTAATCGGGCTTATTGCAGCGCTGCATATGTGGTTCCCAAAGATGACCGGTAAGATGTACAACGAAACCGTAGCCAAGAGCGCCTTTGCGTTTCTATTTATCGGCTTTAACCTGACCTTTATTCCACAGTTCATCTTAGGTATGAATGGAATGCCCCGTCGGTATTACGACTACCCACCGCAGTACGAGACCCTGCATTTCATCTCTACTATCGGAGCTTACACGAACGGACTGGGCTATCTGATGGTGATAGGAAGTCTGCTCTGGACTGCAAGGTATGGAAAGGTAAAGGCCCCACGTAATCCTTATAACTCGCTCAGTTTGGAGTGGCAGACAGCCTCACCTCCGATCCATGAGAACTTTGAGGAGACGCCGATAATCACTGAGGATCCGTATAACTACGGAGTTCACCGGCACACTTAGCTTTAATTTGAAGTAGATATCAGATAGGGACGTTATGAGTTCGAATGCAGCAGTAGCTGAGCACCACGTTGCTCCAGGGGATCCACCTCATATCCATCATATGGATAGCGCCACGGCTTACGGAGCTGCAAAGCTCGGTATGTGGCTCTTCCTTGCAACTGAGATCCTACTCTTTTCAGTGATGTTTTGTAGCTTCGCTGTCATGCGCTACTACCACTTAGCGGAGTTTGCTGATGCCAGTGAGCACTTAAACTGGAAGTTGGGCTGCTTGAATACAGCCGTGCTACTTATATCGAGTTGGACCGCGGCGGTTGCGGTAACGAAGGCTCAGCAGGGAGACAACAGGGCAGTTGCGCGCAACTTTGGATTCAGCATCTTTTGTGGTTTCTTGTTCCTTGTCATCAAGACCATTGAATACACCTCCAAGGCGCATCACGGCATGTTCCCAGTTGCTCCATGGAACCATGAGTTTTACGCATATAAGAACTTCCTTGGCATCTACTACTGCATGACCGGACTGCACGCACTGCACGTTATTATCGGAATGATTGTTATGTGGTGGGTTGTGTCCAAGGCGCGCCATAATCGCTTCTCTGCTCGCTACTATACGCCGGTTGAGCTTGGCGCTCTTTACTGGCACTTAGTCGACCTAATCTGGATCTACCTCTTCCCACTTCTATACCTAGTTGGATAATTTCGGAGCACCGTATGTCACATTCAGACTCAGCAGATCACGCGCAGCACGAGGCTCCTGGCCACGTAGTTCCTCTAGCTGTATTTAACAGGGTGTTGATAGCACTACTCGTACTGACTTTTTTAACGGTAGTGATATCCCGAATAGATCTTGGTCCTTGGAATATCGTGGGAGCGATGGTTATCGCCTCAATCAAGGCGAGTCTTGTGATCGCGTTCTTTATGCACGGCAAGTACGAGAATAGGATCATCTGGGCCTACATTATCCTGCCCTTTGTTCTGCTCGCTATCTTGATCGGCGGAGTGTTTACGGACGATCCGTTTAGAGGTGACTTACAGCCGATGCAGGTAGTGATCACCAAGTAAGAGCTGCCTCTGATATCAGGTAATGAGCAGGAGTTGCTAATCTGAAATCTCGACGAACTCAACTGTACCGCTCTCTGTTCTAAGAAAGGCGACAGTAAAGCGTTCTGCTGAGTAGAGCGCCCCTGGGTTTATCACCCTTGTTTTTCCGATAAGCTCGTTGCGCGCCTCGTGTGTATGTCCGTGTAGCACATAGTCGTAACGCTGAGATGCTGCTGCTTCAGTGATAATTCTAGCGCTTGTCCCATGATTAACAAAAAAACTCTTTCCGGCATGCGTAAAGGTCAGGGTGTCATCGATCTCGTTAAATCCTAGCTCCTGACACTTTTTCTTTAAGCCGGAGCGCTCGCCGTCGTTATTTCCGTAGACAGCACGCAGCGCTAGCCCGGCAAAACGCTCAAGCACAGGGGGAGAGATGATATCACCACAATGAATGACGAGCTCTGGGGCACGCTCTTTAAAGAGCGCAACTGCCCGCACGATCATCGGCACATCCTCATGGGTATCTGAAACTATTCCTATTAGGGCCATAATATTCTCGGTTCTCTGTAACTATTCACCCATAAGATAAGCGTCCCCGATTAGGAGACGGCAAGAAATGGTGTTTCCAGGTGGTTACCGCCGGACCAAATCTGTTTAACCAGTGGCAAGCTTATACTGGGCTGAATAGTTAGGACAATATGGGCAAAGACACCAAGGGACACCGACTAGAGTTCGTAGATCTAGTCGAATCCCTAGCTTCCTTGAAGCGCAAGTAATATAAGTGGGTACAGAGCGAAAGGAGTCACTAGCTTCCTATATACTAGGGAAGGTCGTGGCTGTTACGCATTCTTTTATGGGGCACCTTGATAAAGAATAGGATTCCGTACCTCTTGGTAATTATTGCGAGCTGTACAGGATGTGCGGTCGGCCCAGATTACGTCCCACCACAGACAACGGTGCCCGAGCAGTTTATGGGCTCAACCGTTCAGGGCATAAGCTCAGAGCAGGTACTTGAACGCTGGTGGTCTAACTTTAGCGACCAGCAGCTTAATAAACTCGTGAGCACAGCGGTTCATTCCAATATAGATCTACGC
This region of Pseudomonadota bacterium genomic DNA includes:
- a CDS encoding metal-dependent transcriptional regulator; translated protein: MDIWKKFEENNITHSAAHHLQAILELRELRGYARVTDVARDLNITTGSASINLKALKAKNLVVEDENRFLVLSEEGEVIARAIHMRKNILNNFLVNILKVSPQQAEIDACKTEHLISAETAKKLQEFT
- a CDS encoding SCO family protein, with translation MWNFSIRYQLVTSVCLTAICLLAPLHQVYALEKPGEVLEKDVGIFTQLGVRVDLTREFTDSSGVTKSLKEFALPGKPIIIAPVYYKCPRLCGLLLDGVYNLLNELTLKLSLDYTLLVIAFDPSEKPQDAVKVMDKFNSRLVGEAVSNTSGVKYLVGSEQNVSALMGELGFKYLKEGQDFAHSAALMILTPGGEISQYFTGIIFPAWDVRLSLIEASQGGVGTAIDHLLLFCFRFDSLQGRYTWAVVTLLRVGGALTLLGLGVLFYFYGRKRTQAV
- the coxB gene encoding cytochrome c oxidase subunit II; this encodes MLGLLGEQGSDFAHKIDYAHDVVTIISVLCTAAICGVMIYFAIIYRQRDGKDHETPAIEGNNTLEVIWTVFPTLVCIWVAWLGFDTFVDLRTPPAGAMEVNVVAQKWIWNFEYKNGKRTTGELVVPVGEPVKLIMTSKDVLHSFFVPVMRTKADVIPGRYTYEWFRPIKTGDFQVFCTEYCGDSHSKMQSRLKVLPKAEFERWLNDDSEARKLASLKPSDLGKELYVSKNCIACHSLDGSPRVGPSWLKLFGKEGKLADGSSYKVDENYIKESILLPQAKSVAGYPAMGMPSYQGQISDDEISGIIAFIKTIDGTSKVDVAPAIAPKKNGAALAGLTPAERGKAIVNDSSNLCATCHSIDGSKLVGPSFKGIWGRKEKMADGSEVVVDAAYIKESILKPQAKIVAGYGPVMPAMYEGKLSEDNINDIIEYLKTLN
- a CDS encoding cbb3-type cytochrome c oxidase subunit I, with the translated sequence MAAHASATTGHEEVNYLNWKTGIWSWLSSTDHKRICFLYLFAISIFFLAGGTAALLMRTELATAGPTIIKDPHTYNVLFTMHGVFMIFLFVVPGIPATLGNFLIPLMIGAKDVAFPRLNLFSFYLYVVGALIGAYAMLHPVDTGWTFYAPYSTTTDSSVSTMVFAAFVLGFSSIVTGLNFLVTIHQLRAPGMTWMRLPVFIWASYATAVIQTVATPVVGMTLLLIIAERVFGAGIFDPTKGGDPVLMEHLFWFYSHPVVYIMVLPAFGVVGEIIPVFSRKPLFGYRMVVLSTMMIAAVGFVVWAHHLFLAGISDFSAKLFSIITFLVAVPTAIKVFNWVSTMYKGSISFRTPMLYAMSFVFLFMVAGTTGIYLAMLGVDVYYHDTYFVVAHFHYTIQGGAVIGLIAALHMWFPKMTGKMYNETVAKSAFAFLFIGFNLTFIPQFILGMNGMPRRYYDYPPQYETLHFISTIGAYTNGLGYLMVIGSLLWTARYGKVKAPRNPYNSLSLEWQTASPPIHENFEETPIITEDPYNYGVHRHT
- a CDS encoding cytochrome c oxidase subunit 3 family protein yields the protein MSSNAAVAEHHVAPGDPPHIHHMDSATAYGAAKLGMWLFLATEILLFSVMFCSFAVMRYYHLAEFADASEHLNWKLGCLNTAVLLISSWTAAVAVTKAQQGDNRAVARNFGFSIFCGFLFLVIKTIEYTSKAHHGMFPVAPWNHEFYAYKNFLGIYYCMTGLHALHVIIGMIVMWWVVSKARHNRFSARYYTPVELGALYWHLVDLIWIYLFPLLYLVG
- a CDS encoding cytochrome C oxidase subunit IV family protein, giving the protein MSHSDSADHAQHEAPGHVVPLAVFNRVLIALLVLTFLTVVISRIDLGPWNIVGAMVIASIKASLVIAFFMHGKYENRIIWAYIILPFVLLAILIGGVFTDDPFRGDLQPMQVVITK
- a CDS encoding metallophosphoesterase, which translates into the protein MALIGIVSDTHEDVPMIVRAVALFKERAPELVIHCGDIISPPVLERFAGLALRAVYGNNDGERSGLKKKCQELGFNEIDDTLTFTHAGKSFFVNHGTSARIITEAAASQRYDYVLHGHTHEARNELIGKTRVINPGALYSAERFTVAFLRTESGTVEFVEISD